In Zingiber officinale cultivar Zhangliang chromosome 9B, Zo_v1.1, whole genome shotgun sequence, the genomic window GACGCGTGACCAACCGACACCGCTCGCCCACGTCACGTGCCGACTGCCGTGCCTGCGTGCGTCGCCCCGTCGGTGGCCTCGCCGCCGCTTGCGATTCCGTTAGTGGCGGTTAGTTCCGTACGGGTTAATAGATAACCAAACCCCACCCGACTGTGGTTGAGTTTCGAGGCGGGGCGTCTCTATAAAATGGCTGTCGCGAGCGTGTCCGGGAGATCGGCAATGGCGTTGGGATCGATGGGGCGTCCGGCATTGCTGCTTCTCTGCCTCGTACTGCTTATAGTAGTCGGTGGCGTCTCCGCCTCCAGGTACATTCTCTTCTCTACTTGTCTCTTTGTGGATCGTAAACAAGATCTGGAAGTAATGTGTATGGATCAGCGGATTTCAGTTCCCCTTTTCGCTTCGATTCATCTTCGATTGATCGGTCGAATTGGAATCAGAGGCAGCGTCGGCAGTGAATTCGCGGAATTGTAACTAAAAATTGGGGCTAACGAAGTTGTACTGTGGTTTTCTAGGGCGGGAGCTGGGGCGGCGGCCTCAAGTGCTTCTCCGGCTAACGAGTCGGCTTCCATGGGGAAGAGGTCAGTCGAATCTGAATCCTGGATTTTTCAGTCACCTTTTCTTTTGATCTTTGTGCGACTGAGGTGCAATGTGTATGGATCAGGGGATTCCAGCTCCCCTTTTCgcttcatcttttttttttttttcttttcccaaaGCATTCGGGATATTTCGATGCTTGTTTCAGTTTATTGTTAGTCTTAGATTAATCGGTCGAACTCGAACCAGAGGCAGTTTCGGCGAGTGAATTCACAGAATTGCAACTAAAATTGCGGCTAACGAAGTTGTGCTGTGGTTTTCTAGGGCGGCAGCTGGGGCGGTGGCCTCGACGGGCTCGAGTGCTTCTCCGGCTAACGAGTCGGCTTCCATGGGGAAGAGGTCAGTCAAATCTGAATCCTGGATTTTTCACGCTGCTTTTCTGTCGTGCCCTTACTGACGCTTTCTTCACAAAAAGTGAAAAAGCGAAAAACAAGAATGGATTATGTCGTTCAAAACAAAAAACTGACAGAATCGAATAAAATCTCTTGTCATAAATACTTCGATCAAAAGAAACTACCTGGGCGTGTTTGGTAATCTACGATTGTGCCCGTTTCCAACTTACATTCTTGAAATTTCCATCCATCGCCTCTTCCATCGATCTGTTCAAATTGTTATTTCCCTTTTTGGGTCAAAGAATTGCATTATTCTTACAATCTTTAGGTTTTACACAGTGCCGCCGAGCATCAAACGGTGGCGGCCGTGGTCGACGATCCGGAACTGATCGCAGCTGAGGTTCACATGTAAGTTCTTTGAGCACCACTCCCACTCCATATTTGATAATTTCTTCGGATTCCGCTACTTTTTCATCGTCTCAAAAATGATACATTGAGTAATCGAAGTTGAGAATTTTGATGCTAAAGCTACCAGCGAGGCTGAAAATTTCTTCGGTTCCGTACTGATGATTAAACTTTGTCCTCATTGCCTACGTTAAACACTTTTGTCAGGTTGTCTATCTATATTTGCAAGATTTTACCCTTGGGATCTCTCAGTGGTCGAGTTATTGCTGTCCTCTGATTCCTTTCACCGTTGAGCACTTTTGCAGTGTAAGGATTGTCCCTAAATAAGCATGCTGCGACATGGTCGTAACATGGCCCGGTCTGCTCATTCTCCTGTGAGAAGTAATGGCATTCCAACAACCCCAAGGGCAACCAATTCTGCACATTCGATCAGAACTCATCGCTCATCTTTTCGAATTTGTCTTTGACAGGGTGACACAGAACAGCACGGCTCGCCGCAACCTCGGCTACTTGTCGTGCTCGACTGGCAATCCCATCGACGACTGCTGGCGCTGCGACCCGGATTGGCATGAGAACCGCAAGCGCTTGGCAGACTGCGGCATTGGCTTCGGCCGCAACGCGCTCGGCGGCCGCGACGGTGAAATCTACGTGGTGACCGACCACGGGGACGATGATCCCGTGAACCCGCGGCCGGGCACGCTCCGCTACGCGGTCATCCAAGAGGAGCCCCTCTGGATCGTATTCAAGCGCGACATGGTCATCACCCTCTCCGAGGAGCTGATCATGAACAGCTTCAAGACCATTGACGGCCGCGGCGCCAACGTGCACATCGCCAACGGCGCCTGCATCACCATCCAATTCGTCACCAACATCATCATTCACGGCCTCCACATTCACGACTGCAAGCCCACCGGCAACGCCATGGTCCGTAGCTCCCCCTCCCACTACGGCTGGCGCACCATGGCCGACGGCGACGGCGTCTCCATATTCGGTGCCAGCCACATTTGGGTCGACCACAACTCTCTTTCCAACTGCGCCGACGGCCTCATCGACGCCATTATGGGTTCCACCGCCATCACCATTTCCAATAATTACTTCACCCACCACAACGAGGTCGCACAGTACTATCCTTTTTTCCTCGCACTAGCACATGCAGACCTGCTCTGCGATCTCTCTCAACATTTTTTCACAGGTGATGCTGCTGGGCCACAGTGATTCTTACGTGAAGGACAAGGCCATGCAGGTCACCATCGCCTACAACCACTTCGGAGAAGGTTTAATTCAGAGAATGCCAAGGTAAACGAAGATTTTTCAGTTAAGTTTTACTTTACTTGCTGGATTTTGATCAAGAA contains:
- the LOC122025319 gene encoding probable pectate lyase 8 isoform X1, translated to MALGSMGRPALLLLCLVLLIVVGGVSASRAGAGAAASSASPANESASMGKRAAAGAVASTGSSASPANESASMGKSAAEHQTVAAVVDDPELIAAEVHMVTQNSTARRNLGYLSCSTGNPIDDCWRCDPDWHENRKRLADCGIGFGRNALGGRDGEIYVVTDHGDDDPVNPRPGTLRYAVIQEEPLWIVFKRDMVITLSEELIMNSFKTIDGRGANVHIANGACITIQFVTNIIIHGLHIHDCKPTGNAMVRSSPSHYGWRTMADGDGVSIFGASHIWVDHNSLSNCADGLIDAIMGSTAITISNNYFTHHNEVMLLGHSDSYVKDKAMQVTIAYNHFGEGLIQRMPRCRHGYFHVVNNDYTHWEMYAIGGSADPTINSQANRYLAPTNAFAKEVTKRVDTDSSVWKSWNWRSEGDLLLNGAYFTPSGAGASASYAKASSLGAKSTSMIDSITVDAGALRCRKGVQC
- the LOC122025319 gene encoding probable pectate lyase 8 isoform X2 → MALGSMGRPALLLLCLVLLIVVGGVSASRAGAGAAASSASPANESASMGKSAAEHQTVAAVVDDPELIAAEVHMVTQNSTARRNLGYLSCSTGNPIDDCWRCDPDWHENRKRLADCGIGFGRNALGGRDGEIYVVTDHGDDDPVNPRPGTLRYAVIQEEPLWIVFKRDMVITLSEELIMNSFKTIDGRGANVHIANGACITIQFVTNIIIHGLHIHDCKPTGNAMVRSSPSHYGWRTMADGDGVSIFGASHIWVDHNSLSNCADGLIDAIMGSTAITISNNYFTHHNEVMLLGHSDSYVKDKAMQVTIAYNHFGEGLIQRMPRCRHGYFHVVNNDYTHWEMYAIGGSADPTINSQANRYLAPTNAFAKEVTKRVDTDSSVWKSWNWRSEGDLLLNGAYFTPSGAGASASYAKASSLGAKSTSMIDSITVDAGALRCRKGVQC